From a region of the Pecten maximus chromosome 18, xPecMax1.1, whole genome shotgun sequence genome:
- the LOC117316324 gene encoding uncharacterized protein LOC117316324, whose amino-acid sequence MSKQQRQKHPPYLIKMAIEMVTTNQMSLRKASKTYGIAKSTLSDKVNLKTNVTQIYKTALTPAEENRLAEWAVNMAKIGYGRTKNELLETVKKIMDNDGRPNPFSNNKPGKDWYYAFVKRHPELANRTPMQLAKERALITPTKVKYWFRDFKDHMDTEVKDASIFSDPSRWYNADESGFALCPKSGKVIAAKGQPNVYNFTASDKTQITVLAAMSAVGHYVKPMIVFPGQRFGYDPLEGFSDAAFGRSDSGWMDTELFYTWLSDIFLPEVNARGVKSPLYCLSTDIRHTSLWKRATCVRRMALFYTVSSNMLPISCSLATSSFLAP is encoded by the coding sequence ATGAGTAAACAACAACGACAGAAGCACCCGCCTTACTTAATAAAAATGGCTATAGAGATGGTAACCACAAACCAAATGTCGCTTAGAAAAGCGTCGAAAACGTACGGTATTGCAAAAAGTACACTGAGTGACAAGGTCAACTTGAAAACAAACGTCACTCAGATTTACAAAACCGCATTGACCCCGGCAGAGGAGAATCGTTTAGCCGAATGGGCTGTAAATATGGCCAAAATAGGATACGGCAGAACAAAAAATGAGCTGTTGGAAACCGTTAAAAAAATCATGGATAATGACGGACGTCCTAATCCCTTTTCAAACAACAAGCCAGGGAAGGATTGGTACTACGCGTTTGTTAAACGACACCCAGAGCTCGCAAACAGAACCCCAATGCAGTTGGCTAAAGAGAGGGCCCTCATAACTCCGACCAAAGTCAAGTATTGGTTCAGAGACTTTAAGGATCACATGGACACCGAGGTAAAGGATGCTTCAATATTTAGTGATCCGTCGCGGTGGTACAATGCCGACGAGTCGGGTTTTGCCCTCTGTCCAAAAAGCGGCAAAGTCATCGcagctaaaggtcaaccaaatgTTTATAACTTTACAGCGTCGGACAAAACGCAAATTACAGTATTAGCTGCAATGAGCGCCGTGGGACATTACGTGAAACCAATGATTGTGTTCCCGGGGCAACGCTTCGGATACGATCCACTGGAGGGTTTTAGCGATGCAGCATTTGGCCGATCCGACAGCGGTTGGATGGATACCGAGCTTTTTTATACATGGCTTAGTGATATTTTCCTACCTGAGGTGAACGCCAGAGGAGTGAAAAGCCCATTGTATTGTTTGTCGACGGACATTCGACACACATCTCTTTGGAAGCGAGCAACATGTGTAAGGAGAATGGCGTTGTTCTATACTGTCTCCTCGAACATGCTTCCCATCTCATGCAGCCTTGCGACCTCAAGCTTTTTAGCTCCCTGA